One window of Gemmatimonadaceae bacterium genomic DNA carries:
- the ggt gene encoding gamma-glutamyltransferase has product MKCFRYAVTLFSVLAPLSANVLCAQADSAGMVVSKRGLVISSSSIASDVGASILRRGGNAVDAAVATAFALAVAYPGAGNVGGGGFMVIRLKNGTATTIDYRERAPFESKPTMYLDANGKIDRSLTATGYLAPGVPGTVRGLALAHKKYGKLPWRDVVMPAARLATQGFALDSELARSLNREVAQAMKQYPASVAAYGKANGGSWQPGDTIVLTDLSRTLTAIATRGPSVFYTGWIADSVAADMQRNGGLITKKDLAAYQAKERAPIRGSYHGYDIVTMPPPSSGGVAMVEMLNILSHFDIQREGRWSPETLHLMIEAMRRAYVDRARYLGDPDFVKMPLARLTSPKYAASVAARIDRTRATSSVELGKDIVTPTSVATESDETTQFSVVDADGNAVSNTFTLEGGYGSHVVVRGAGFLLNNEMGDFNKKPGETNVQGDIGTSANLIAPGKRMLSSMSPTIVTKNGKLFMVTGSPGGRTIINTVMEVVLNATGFGMNAREAVDAPRLHHQWLPDVATFERDAIPDSTIARLRSMGHTVEQRGRQGDAHTIIYSPRTKTAYGANDRRSADSKAAAP; this is encoded by the coding sequence ATGAAATGCTTCCGTTACGCTGTCACACTGTTTTCTGTCCTCGCGCCTCTGTCGGCGAATGTCCTCTGCGCACAGGCCGATTCAGCGGGGATGGTGGTCTCCAAACGGGGATTGGTCATCTCCAGCTCGTCGATCGCGTCGGACGTGGGCGCCAGCATTTTGCGCCGCGGCGGTAACGCGGTGGACGCGGCGGTGGCGACCGCATTCGCTCTCGCGGTCGCGTATCCTGGGGCGGGGAATGTCGGTGGCGGCGGCTTCATGGTCATTCGATTGAAGAATGGAACAGCGACGACGATCGATTACCGCGAACGCGCGCCGTTCGAGTCGAAGCCGACCATGTATCTCGATGCGAACGGCAAGATCGATCGCTCGCTGACTGCCACCGGCTATCTCGCTCCAGGCGTACCAGGAACCGTGCGCGGACTCGCGCTGGCGCACAAGAAATACGGAAAGCTGCCTTGGCGCGACGTCGTGATGCCCGCGGCGCGCCTGGCGACGCAGGGATTCGCGCTCGATTCCGAGCTCGCGCGCAGTCTCAATCGCGAAGTCGCGCAGGCGATGAAGCAGTATCCCGCATCGGTGGCGGCATACGGAAAGGCAAATGGCGGCTCATGGCAGCCCGGTGACACGATCGTGCTTACGGATCTCAGCCGCACGCTTACTGCGATCGCGACCCGCGGTCCGAGCGTGTTCTACACGGGCTGGATCGCGGACAGCGTAGCGGCGGACATGCAGCGCAATGGCGGCTTGATCACAAAGAAGGACCTCGCCGCATACCAGGCGAAGGAGCGCGCCCCGATCCGCGGCAGTTATCACGGCTATGACATCGTGACGATGCCTCCGCCGAGCTCCGGCGGCGTGGCCATGGTGGAGATGTTGAACATTCTTTCACACTTCGACATCCAGCGGGAGGGACGTTGGTCGCCCGAGACGCTGCACCTGATGATCGAGGCCATGCGTCGGGCGTACGTCGATCGGGCGCGCTACCTCGGCGATCCAGACTTCGTGAAGATGCCGCTCGCGCGCCTAACGTCTCCGAAATACGCGGCGTCGGTGGCAGCGCGCATCGATCGCACGAGAGCGACGAGCAGCGTCGAGCTCGGCAAGGATATCGTCACGCCAACGAGCGTGGCGACCGAAAGCGACGAAACGACGCAGTTCTCGGTCGTCGACGCCGATGGCAATGCCGTCTCCAACACCTTCACGCTCGAAGGCGGCTACGGATCGCACGTGGTCGTCCGCGGCGCGGGTTTCCTGCTCAACAACGAGATGGGCGACTTCAACAAGAAGCCCGGTGAGACGAACGTGCAGGGTGACATCGGCACATCGGCGAATCTCATCGCGCCCGGAAAGCGGATGCTCAGCTCGATGTCGCCGACAATCGTGACGAAGAATGGGAAGCTGTTCATGGTGACCGGCTCGCCGGGTGGACGCACGATCATCAACACGGTGATGGAAGTGGTGCTCAACGCGACGGGTTTCGGAATGAACGCTCGCGAGGCGGTCGATGCGCCGCGTCTCCATCATCAGTGGCTACCCGATGTCGCGACGTTCGAGCGTGACGCGATTCCCGATTCGACGATCGCGCGGCTCCGCTCGATGGGGCATACCGTCGAACAGCGCGGTCGCCAGGGTGACGCGCATACGATCATCTACAGCCCGAGGACGAAGACAGCCTACGGAGCGAATGATCGGCGGAGTGCTGACTCGAAGGCAGCCGCCCCTTAG